A region from the Wansuia hejianensis genome encodes:
- a CDS encoding MBL fold metallo-hydrolase: MSQNFEVVQINENSWYFDGAVGRAFLFKGEKQALLVDTTMGPGDLRGEVTKLVGDLPVLLVNTHGDSDHIGCNEQFEHAYMHPSEFAYYAVKCKKGDAEPLPLQEGEEIDIGGRVFEVILTPGHTYGSICLLNRKERFLVGGDSILKIVFIFGPQRNLRALISSLKKLRVQYFEAFDQIYTSHSDCPVDRTFILQELSAAEDLLAGKLTGTEPGDIPLEGPDYKPAALYMKGESGFFDYKELDY; this comes from the coding sequence GTGAGTCAAAATTTTGAAGTTGTACAAATCAATGAAAACAGCTGGTATTTTGATGGTGCCGTAGGCCGCGCGTTTCTTTTTAAAGGAGAGAAACAGGCTCTGCTGGTCGATACCACTATGGGACCGGGCGATCTGAGGGGAGAAGTTACAAAGCTTGTGGGTGATTTGCCGGTTCTTCTCGTGAACACCCATGGAGATTCAGATCATATCGGATGTAATGAGCAGTTTGAACATGCGTATATGCATCCCTCAGAATTTGCGTACTACGCCGTGAAATGCAAAAAAGGAGACGCGGAGCCGCTTCCCCTGCAGGAGGGAGAAGAAATTGATATCGGAGGAAGAGTGTTCGAGGTCATCCTTACTCCCGGACATACATACGGGAGCATCTGTCTGCTGAACAGGAAAGAAAGATTTCTGGTCGGCGGGGATTCGATCCTTAAGATTGTGTTTATCTTCGGGCCTCAGAGAAATCTGCGCGCCCTGATCTCAAGCCTGAAAAAATTACGCGTCCAGTATTTTGAAGCGTTTGATCAGATTTATACGTCACATTCCGACTGCCCGGTGGACAGGACTTTTATTCTTCAGGAATTGTCAGCCGCAGAAGATCTTCTGGCGGGGAAACTGACAGGCACAGAGCCGGGCGATATCCCCCTGGAAGGCCCGGATTATAAGCCGGCAGCGCTCTATATGAAGGGGGAAAGCGGATTCTTTGATTATAAGGAGCTGGATTATTAG
- a CDS encoding uroporphyrinogen decarboxylase family protein — protein sequence MYSENEKQKIIDSLKLTPKENFLRLVNGQVPESVPVWNYGVLKDFNNEMCYCNIGPSLFDETHLHAQKGGFVDSWGVEFACNESTNFAPVPAPGSALLTIDDLPHWRDFIKVPQIPDDIDWEIMARKDIAASGINRETTAAMGLIGVMPFQELIAFLGFEDCFMALYEEPEAIHEILQEFINVYLPICEACVKYYQPDAAYLLDDTATSLNPFISMEMYEEFLLPVYQTLSKPFRDAGIPLEFHNCGKCSIFIPHMVELGVKIWDPAQTMNDLDAIRKQYGKDLVIAGGFDWVPPVDTALITREHIDQMVRETVDKYALTGPYMAAMGALGAYGDQEIMRINGMLSEELYFYTRGYYERHPMDRFPEGTV from the coding sequence ATGTATTCAGAGAATGAAAAACAAAAAATCATAGACAGCTTAAAATTGACGCCGAAAGAAAATTTTTTACGCCTGGTGAACGGACAGGTGCCGGAAAGCGTGCCAGTCTGGAATTACGGCGTCCTGAAAGATTTTAATAATGAAATGTGTTATTGCAACATAGGGCCTTCCCTTTTTGATGAAACGCATTTACACGCTCAAAAGGGCGGCTTTGTGGATTCCTGGGGTGTTGAGTTCGCCTGCAACGAGTCTACGAATTTTGCGCCGGTTCCGGCGCCGGGCAGCGCGCTGCTTACGATTGACGACCTTCCTCATTGGAGAGATTTTATTAAGGTGCCGCAGATTCCGGACGACATCGACTGGGAGATAATGGCCAGGAAGGATATTGCCGCCAGCGGCATTAATCGGGAAACAACTGCCGCCATGGGACTGATCGGAGTCATGCCGTTTCAGGAGCTGATCGCCTTCCTGGGATTTGAAGATTGTTTTATGGCGCTGTACGAAGAGCCTGAGGCGATACATGAGATCCTCCAGGAATTCATCAACGTATATCTGCCCATCTGTGAAGCGTGCGTAAAGTATTATCAGCCGGATGCGGCATATTTGCTGGATGATACGGCCACCTCCCTGAATCCGTTTATTTCCATGGAAATGTATGAGGAGTTCCTGCTGCCGGTGTACCAGACACTCTCCAAGCCCTTCAGGGACGCCGGGATTCCTCTGGAATTTCATAACTGCGGAAAGTGCAGTATTTTTATTCCACATATGGTGGAGCTGGGCGTAAAAATCTGGGACCCGGCGCAGACTATGAACGATCTGGACGCGATACGGAAACAATATGGAAAAGACCTTGTCATAGCAGGCGGATTTGACTGGGTGCCGCCGGTAGATACAGCGTTGATTACGAGAGAACACATCGATCAAATGGTGCGTGAAACCGTGGATAAATACGCCCTGACAGGCCCCTATATGGCGGCCATGGGGGCGCTCGGGGCATATGGCGACCAGGAGATTATGCGGATTAACGGAATGCTCTCGGAGGAACTTTATTTCTATACCAGAGGTTATTATGAGAGGCATCCGATGGACAGATTTCCCGAAGGGACCGTCTGA
- a CDS encoding GTP-binding protein, translated as MKILVFGGFLGAGKTTVIMQMVRHMVSMDQNVKSKVVLLENEIGNSGIDDQAIAGTGLRVETLFSGCVCCTMAGEMIENIKYIAKKFSPEWIVLETTGMAYPSKIKQNIRENFPELECRLMCLVDARRWKRLQRVPELRQFSGDQLEGADTVLVNKCDLVSDKELMEVDASVREMNDKPLLVHIVAKNEMSDDVWRKILEGGEGL; from the coding sequence ATGAAAATATTGGTATTCGGCGGATTTCTGGGAGCAGGTAAGACCACGGTAATCATGCAGATGGTTCGCCATATGGTCTCTATGGATCAGAATGTGAAGTCAAAGGTTGTGCTCCTTGAAAATGAAATCGGTAACTCCGGCATAGACGATCAGGCCATAGCAGGCACAGGGCTTCGGGTAGAAACACTGTTTTCCGGGTGCGTATGCTGCACGATGGCAGGCGAGATGATTGAAAACATAAAATATATTGCCAAAAAGTTCTCTCCGGAGTGGATCGTGCTGGAGACGACCGGGATGGCTTATCCAAGCAAAATAAAACAAAATATCAGGGAAAACTTTCCGGAGCTGGAATGCCGCCTCATGTGTCTGGTCGATGCCAGGCGCTGGAAAAGGCTGCAGAGGGTTCCGGAGCTGCGCCAGTTCTCCGGGGATCAGCTGGAAGGTGCGGACACAGTGCTGGTTAACAAGTGCGACCTGGTATCAGATAAAGAGCTGATGGAAGTAGACGCCTCTGTGCGGGAAATGAATGATAAACCGCTGCTGGTCCATATCGTGGCTAAAAATGAAATGAGCGATGATGTGTGGAGGAAAATATTAGAAGGAGGGGAGGGGCTATGA
- a CDS encoding uroporphyrinogen decarboxylase family protein: protein MTDYAQLYEERKTRVETAIANQEPDRVPDTLQVGTYPLHKAGMTMAESMVDHEKACQAMLSFYQNYTYTDTGSISNFMPAAGVLENLDIKTARWPGDPKGLDVNNTYQFLEFPTLLEDEYEEFFRSPAGFWISKHLPRTMGIFEPLGKLDYYDLILGGAQNLLTSGAAIPVYRRLLAAAEETQRMNRIISEYDQKLKALGYYSIMGGGSATAFDLLADTLRGTFGMMPDLIEERENVKRALDIFGELHLRRSLRFCRASGKKYAWVMLHKGFDNFISDKDYGELYWPYLQKWILGLVDEGITPVVYTEGAYNTRIKYLKDVPENKVIYHFENVDMKLAKQELGGIACIMGGFPVYTVRYGTPVQIEEQVKELLDIMAPGGGYLFATGYALEDCPEENLEALLMAVEKYGKY, encoded by the coding sequence ATGACAGATTACGCTCAGCTGTATGAAGAGAGGAAAACGAGGGTAGAGACAGCCATTGCCAATCAGGAGCCGGACCGGGTGCCGGACACCCTCCAGGTGGGGACTTATCCGCTGCACAAAGCAGGGATGACCATGGCCGAAAGCATGGTCGACCATGAGAAGGCCTGCCAGGCGATGCTGTCCTTTTATCAGAATTATACATATACGGATACGGGGAGTATCAGCAATTTTATGCCTGCAGCAGGGGTTCTGGAGAACCTGGATATAAAGACTGCCAGATGGCCGGGAGATCCCAAAGGGCTGGATGTCAATAACACCTATCAGTTTCTTGAATTCCCCACGCTTCTGGAAGATGAATATGAAGAATTTTTCCGCTCACCTGCAGGCTTCTGGATCAGTAAGCACCTGCCGCGGACGATGGGTATATTTGAGCCGCTGGGGAAATTGGATTATTATGACCTGATATTAGGAGGCGCACAGAACCTGCTGACGTCAGGCGCTGCAATCCCTGTCTACCGGAGGCTCCTTGCTGCAGCAGAGGAAACCCAGAGGATGAACAGGATTATCAGCGAGTATGATCAAAAGCTGAAGGCTCTCGGCTATTATTCCATAATGGGCGGAGGCTCCGCGACGGCCTTTGACCTTTTGGCAGATACCCTGCGGGGAACCTTTGGCATGATGCCGGATTTAATAGAGGAACGGGAAAATGTAAAGCGCGCCCTGGACATTTTTGGGGAACTGCATTTGCGGAGAAGCCTTAGATTTTGCCGTGCGTCAGGCAAAAAATACGCATGGGTCATGCTCCATAAAGGCTTTGATAATTTTATCAGTGATAAGGATTACGGAGAGCTTTACTGGCCGTATCTTCAGAAATGGATTCTGGGCCTCGTCGACGAAGGTATCACACCCGTAGTTTATACAGAAGGCGCCTATAACACCAGAATCAAATACCTGAAAGATGTGCCGGAAAACAAAGTGATTTACCATTTTGAAAATGTGGATATGAAGCTGGCAAAACAGGAGCTGGGAGGTATTGCCTGCATCATGGGCGGATTCCCGGTGTATACTGTGCGGTACGGCACGCCGGTTCAGATTGAAGAACAGGTAAAGGAGCTGCTGGATATTATGGCTCCCGGCGGAGGATATCTGTTCGCGACGGGATATGCCCTGGAAGACTGTCCGGAGGAAAATCTGGAAGCGTTACTGATGGCTGTAGAGAAATATGGGAAATATTGA
- a CDS encoding GTP-binding protein, with the protein MKMIIMGGFLGAGKTSLVLQMARYLAGRNPDKQAKVVILENEIGEVSIDDKILKSGGFEVQTMFSGCVCCTMAGELMGNICQIMERFDPDWIIMEATGVAYPRRIKENLVQYLQMESCQIFCAADAKRWKRLKNAMEVFVRDQLDCADVVFINKIDAVDGKTLEEVDESVRRFNTDAKRFCVSAANTIDEAVWKDIFSA; encoded by the coding sequence ATGAAAATGATTATTATGGGCGGATTTCTGGGGGCGGGCAAAACCAGCCTGGTATTGCAGATGGCCAGATATCTGGCCGGAAGGAATCCGGATAAGCAGGCGAAGGTTGTAATATTGGAGAATGAGATCGGAGAGGTGAGCATTGACGACAAAATCCTGAAAAGCGGGGGATTTGAAGTACAGACAATGTTTTCCGGGTGTGTGTGCTGTACGATGGCCGGAGAGCTGATGGGGAATATTTGTCAGATCATGGAAAGATTTGATCCGGACTGGATCATCATGGAAGCGACGGGGGTCGCGTATCCGCGCCGCATTAAGGAGAATCTGGTTCAGTATCTTCAGATGGAATCCTGTCAGATATTCTGCGCCGCGGACGCCAAACGCTGGAAGCGCCTGAAAAATGCCATGGAGGTGTTCGTCCGCGATCAGCTGGATTGCGCGGATGTTGTATTCATCAATAAAATTGATGCAGTGGATGGTAAAACCCTGGAAGAGGTGGACGAGTCTGTGAGGCGCTTTAATACGGATGCGAAACGATTTTGCGTATCTGCTGCGAATACGATAGATGAAGCTGTATGGAAGGATATTTTTAGCGCATAA
- a CDS encoding nucleoside recognition domain-containing protein encodes MNFLWGGMLLIGILYGSLTGNLKEVTEAVISSSKEAVTLCVTVAGVTAMWCGLMKIAENAGLIGKLTEKMRPVLRFLFPGIPEKHPAGKHIATNMIANILGLGWAATPAGLKAMESLSELEEERRAGKLPGPVREAGIASNEMCTFLIINISSLQLIPVNIIAYRSQYGSVNPTGIVGPGIVATAVSTVVAIIFCKLMDARRRA; translated from the coding sequence ATGAATTTTCTCTGGGGAGGTATGTTGCTGATCGGGATCCTCTATGGATCGCTGACAGGAAATCTAAAAGAAGTGACAGAGGCGGTCATTTCATCGTCCAAGGAAGCTGTGACGCTCTGTGTGACGGTGGCAGGAGTGACTGCTATGTGGTGCGGGCTCATGAAGATTGCGGAGAATGCTGGCCTGATCGGAAAACTGACAGAGAAGATGAGACCGGTTCTGCGCTTCCTGTTCCCGGGAATTCCGGAGAAACACCCGGCCGGAAAACACATCGCCACGAACATGATAGCCAATATCCTGGGTCTGGGCTGGGCTGCCACACCTGCGGGACTGAAAGCCATGGAATCGCTGTCAGAGCTGGAAGAGGAACGCCGGGCGGGAAAGCTGCCTGGTCCGGTAAGGGAAGCGGGGATTGCCAGCAATGAAATGTGCACGTTTCTCATCATCAATATTTCTTCCCTGCAGTTGATACCGGTAAATATCATAGCTTACCGCAGCCAATATGGAAGCGTGAATCCGACAGGAATTGTGGGCCCTGGAATTGTGGCCACTGCTGTAAGTACTGTGGTGGCAATTATATTTTGTAAACTGATGGACGCAAGGCGGAGGGCTTAA
- a CDS encoding IS91 family transposase — MNILQKIFSDHFEEMIYLQHPRDPVIENVEKMIHCGNPSFGGAMFACPCCGYFKFVPFRCHSRFCPTCGNMYSIDRTTSMSFKLIDVQHRHCVFTIARELRPFFLQDRSLLNSLFSFVNSVVSRMFHKDNKSELFTPGFICVLHSFDRDLKWNPHIHCLVPEGGVGSSLLWLNKKHFNYKLLRDSFQTALLNELHKRLGDSFKNVKSRIYADHNNGFYVRAMPNQCNPSQLIKYIGRYLGRPVIATSRIDSYDGVCVTFHYNRHEDNQLITETIYALDFISRLTQHIPEKHFKMIRYYGIYARHRQSDLLLRRAISKEKHKIYLSFNRWRDSILHSFGYDPLKCPSCGTTMLFLELYFNHKPVPLHELYEKAMRKYRCRSPAPLLLLSHPSFS, encoded by the coding sequence ATGAATATACTACAAAAGATTTTTTCCGACCATTTTGAAGAAATGATTTATCTTCAACATCCTCGTGACCCTGTCATCGAAAATGTAGAAAAAATGATTCACTGCGGCAATCCTTCCTTTGGGGGTGCCATGTTTGCCTGCCCTTGCTGTGGCTATTTCAAATTTGTCCCTTTTCGCTGTCATTCCCGCTTCTGCCCTACCTGCGGCAACATGTATTCCATTGACAGGACTACTTCTATGTCTTTTAAGCTCATTGATGTCCAGCACCGGCACTGCGTCTTTACTATCGCCAGAGAACTTCGCCCCTTTTTTCTGCAGGACCGTTCCCTTTTAAACTCTCTCTTTTCCTTCGTTAATAGCGTTGTTTCCCGCATGTTTCATAAAGATAACAAATCAGAGCTATTTACTCCCGGTTTCATTTGTGTCCTCCATTCCTTTGACAGGGATCTCAAATGGAATCCTCATATCCATTGCTTAGTCCCGGAAGGCGGCGTTGGTTCCTCGCTCCTGTGGCTTAACAAAAAGCATTTCAATTACAAACTTTTACGGGATTCCTTTCAGACCGCTCTCCTCAACGAATTGCACAAACGGCTGGGGGATTCTTTTAAAAATGTAAAATCCCGCATCTATGCAGACCACAACAATGGGTTCTATGTCAGAGCTATGCCCAATCAATGCAATCCCAGTCAACTCATTAAGTATATCGGCCGCTACCTTGGCAGACCTGTCATCGCCACTTCTCGCATTGACTCTTATGACGGTGTTTGTGTAACCTTCCATTACAACCGCCATGAAGATAATCAATTGATTACTGAAACGATTTATGCCCTTGATTTCATTTCCCGTTTAACACAGCATATCCCCGAAAAACACTTTAAAATGATCCGCTACTATGGCATTTATGCCAGACATCGTCAATCTGACCTGCTTTTACGCAGAGCTATTTCTAAAGAAAAACATAAAATCTATCTCTCTTTCAACCGCTGGCGGGACTCCATCCTTCATTCTTTTGGATATGACCCGTTAAAATGCCCCAGTTGTGGCACAACCATGCTCTTCTTAGAGCTTTACTTTAACCACAAGCCCGTTCCTTTGCATGAATTATACGAAAAGGCAATGCGGAAATACCGCTGCCGTTCCCCTGCTCCTCTTCTGTTACTTTCACATCCTTCATTCTCGTGA
- a CDS encoding ABC transporter ATP-binding protein, with product MSAYVTLKDVTKVYQMGEVSIKACDGVNFDIEEGEFAIIVGPSGAGKTTVLNILGGMDTVTSGEVRVDGRDVGSLRGKQLIQYRREDIGFVFQFYNLMQNLTALENVELALQICREPLDAGQVLEEVGLGERKNNFPAQLSGGEQQRVAIARALAKNPKLLLCDEPTGALDYATGKSILKLLQDTCRHRGMTVIVITHNTALTPMADRVIHIRSGKVSRMDRNPHPTPVEEIEW from the coding sequence GTGTCTGCATACGTGACTTTAAAGGATGTTACAAAAGTATATCAGATGGGGGAAGTCTCAATCAAAGCCTGTGACGGGGTTAATTTCGATATTGAGGAGGGTGAATTCGCGATTATCGTAGGCCCCTCCGGCGCAGGGAAGACGACGGTACTGAATATTTTGGGTGGAATGGATACGGTAACCAGTGGTGAGGTGCGGGTTGACGGCCGTGATGTCGGTTCTCTGCGCGGAAAGCAGTTGATACAATACCGAAGAGAAGATATTGGTTTTGTGTTTCAGTTTTATAATCTGATGCAGAATCTGACAGCTTTGGAGAATGTGGAGCTGGCTTTACAGATCTGCCGGGAGCCTCTGGACGCGGGACAGGTTCTGGAGGAAGTGGGCCTGGGAGAACGGAAGAATAACTTTCCGGCACAGCTTTCGGGAGGCGAACAGCAGAGAGTTGCCATCGCCAGGGCGCTTGCTAAGAATCCGAAGCTGCTGCTTTGCGACGAACCTACGGGCGCACTGGACTATGCGACAGGGAAGTCTATCCTGAAGCTGCTTCAGGATACCTGCAGGCATAGAGGGATGACCGTTATCGTAATCACTCATAATACGGCTCTGACGCCGATGGCTGACAGGGTCATTCATATCCGCAGCGGTAAGGTGAGCAGGATGGATCGCAATCCGCACCCGACTCCGGTGGAAGAAATCGAATGGTAA
- a CDS encoding FtsX-like permease family protein, with amino-acid sequence MLRKDFFREIRKNAGRFISIFFIVLLGTAFYAGVRSANYDMKYTADSYFDDSRLMDIRVIGSLGLTDQDIRDMQEIPGVEKAVGGYTKEVLCDTGENELVLKMIAGTENINHVTLDEGRLPEKDDECLADTVLLTKMDFRIGDQITVASGTDEALEDSLNYKTYTIVGTGYLPYYMDLTRGVGSIGDGNIDAFLVVNPGAFNLDVYTEAYVQLKGAQGLQSYSDAYDSLTAAAVDELEAVGEKASERRYEEVRSDGEKELEDARRQVEDGEQELEDARQELEDGRQKLEEAEATLEEKEQELEDGRSELEQGEQELADVRAQVEDGERQLQEAEDLLDQKEAELNAAREQYQTGLAQYQAGEAAYSQQKAEYDQGLAQYQAGEALYAEEYQKYQAGLEQFQSQGLVPQDVADQFAALDAEKSAKEAELEQAGQDPEQDPEYQMLKAQWEAMKPVADAAQELLAASQKLQEARDTLDATKQRLDDAGPQLQSAREQLDATKGTLDNAARQISEGDGALTAGRQELEGKKPELAKARAQMEAGEAELADARRQVEDGEQQLKAGREELEEKRRELEDGEQEYQEAFEDAQPELADARQKIEDGQAELDDLEVPKWYVLDRDKISSCVGFGQDAERMKNLGEVFPVIFFLVAALVSLTAMTRMVEEQRLQIGTLKALGYSDGTIAVKYFSYAMLATVSGSICGILIGEKVLPYVIMDAYGMLYTGLPEYLTPINWDQAFLALAAAAASTGIATLVACFRELKAKPADLMRPEAPKSGRRVFLERVTILWKRLSFTQKSTLRNLIRYKKRFFMTIIGIGGCMALMLVGFGLEDSITEIAKRQYVDIFTYDASATLNTKASDAQREEFMKTVSEREGVTGTIEVCEVNVDLENGRKTRSANLYVPSDVQGISDFLTLRDRKSQEVYEYPREGVALSEKTAKMLNVSVGGTIQIKKGDESDPVPVKVTRIVENYIQHYAFLSPDTYEQLFGEAPEYDYFYLNYEDHSAGAEQALGQELMHWDACSGVSFVTDLEEQINDMLKSLNIVIYVLIFSAGLLAFVVLYNLNSINITERQRELATLKVLGFYDKEVAMYVYRENILLTVIGILVGAFMGAVLHQFTILTVEVDLMMFGRIISPGSFFLSGIITVLFSVLVNFFMFYRLRKIDMIESLKSVE; translated from the coding sequence ATGCTCAGAAAAGATTTTTTCCGTGAAATACGGAAGAATGCAGGGAGATTCATTTCCATCTTTTTCATCGTTCTGTTAGGAACAGCATTTTATGCCGGCGTCCGTTCCGCCAATTACGATATGAAATACACCGCCGACAGTTATTTTGATGATTCAAGGCTTATGGATATCCGCGTGATCGGAAGCCTGGGCCTGACAGATCAGGATATCCGGGATATGCAGGAGATTCCCGGGGTTGAGAAGGCTGTGGGCGGTTACACGAAAGAGGTACTCTGCGATACTGGGGAGAATGAGCTGGTGCTCAAGATGATCGCAGGCACGGAGAATATCAATCATGTCACTCTGGATGAGGGCAGGCTGCCCGAGAAGGATGATGAGTGCCTGGCCGACACAGTATTGCTGACGAAGATGGACTTCCGGATCGGGGATCAGATTACCGTGGCGTCCGGAACAGATGAAGCGTTGGAAGACTCTCTGAACTATAAAACCTATACAATTGTGGGAACCGGATATCTTCCCTACTATATGGATCTGACCCGAGGGGTTGGGTCTATTGGTGATGGCAATATAGATGCTTTCCTGGTGGTGAATCCGGGTGCCTTTAATCTGGATGTCTATACGGAGGCATATGTGCAGCTGAAAGGCGCCCAGGGCTTGCAGAGCTATAGCGATGCGTATGACAGCCTCACGGCAGCCGCTGTGGATGAGCTGGAGGCGGTTGGAGAAAAAGCCTCTGAGCGCCGATATGAGGAGGTGCGTTCTGATGGAGAAAAAGAGCTGGAGGATGCCCGCAGGCAGGTGGAAGACGGAGAGCAGGAACTGGAGGACGCCCGGCAGGAGCTTGAAGATGGGCGTCAGAAGCTGGAAGAGGCAGAAGCCACATTAGAAGAGAAGGAACAGGAGCTGGAAGACGGCCGTTCTGAACTGGAACAGGGAGAACAGGAACTGGCTGATGTCCGGGCGCAGGTGGAGGACGGCGAGAGACAGCTTCAGGAAGCTGAAGATCTTCTGGATCAAAAGGAGGCGGAACTGAACGCGGCCAGAGAGCAGTATCAGACCGGACTGGCCCAATATCAGGCAGGAGAAGCGGCATACAGCCAGCAGAAAGCCGAGTATGACCAGGGACTGGCCCAGTATCAGGCGGGAGAAGCGCTCTATGCGGAAGAATACCAGAAGTACCAGGCAGGGTTGGAGCAATTTCAGTCCCAGGGGCTTGTGCCTCAGGACGTAGCGGATCAGTTTGCCGCTCTTGATGCGGAAAAATCGGCTAAAGAGGCGGAACTGGAGCAGGCGGGGCAAGACCCTGAACAGGATCCGGAATATCAGATGCTGAAAGCTCAGTGGGAGGCGATGAAGCCGGTAGCGGATGCCGCTCAGGAGCTTCTTGCGGCGTCCCAGAAGCTTCAGGAAGCCAGAGATACGCTGGATGCCACCAAGCAGCGGCTGGATGACGCGGGGCCGCAGCTTCAGAGTGCCAGGGAACAGCTGGATGCCACTAAGGGAACGCTGGATAACGCCGCACGGCAGATTTCAGAAGGTGACGGCGCCTTGACAGCCGGGCGTCAGGAGCTGGAAGGGAAAAAGCCAGAGCTTGCAAAAGCACGCGCCCAGATGGAAGCTGGTGAGGCGGAGCTGGCCGATGCCAGAAGACAGGTGGAGGACGGCGAACAGCAGCTGAAGGCCGGAAGAGAAGAACTGGAGGAAAAACGCCGGGAGCTGGAAGACGGCGAGCAGGAATATCAGGAAGCATTTGAAGATGCCCAGCCGGAGCTGGCCGATGCCAGACAAAAGATTGAAGACGGCCAGGCTGAGCTGGATGACCTGGAGGTTCCGAAGTGGTATGTGCTGGACCGTGATAAAATATCCTCCTGTGTGGGGTTTGGCCAGGATGCCGAACGAATGAAGAATCTGGGAGAGGTATTTCCGGTGATTTTCTTCCTGGTAGCGGCGCTGGTCAGCCTGACAGCGATGACAAGAATGGTGGAGGAACAGAGGCTTCAGATTGGAACACTAAAGGCGCTGGGCTACAGCGATGGAACGATCGCGGTGAAGTATTTCAGCTATGCCATGCTGGCGACCGTGAGCGGCAGTATTTGTGGAATCCTGATAGGAGAAAAGGTGCTCCCCTATGTGATTATGGATGCCTATGGAATGCTATATACCGGCCTGCCTGAATATCTGACACCGATTAACTGGGATCAGGCATTCCTGGCCCTGGCGGCCGCTGCAGCCAGCACCGGCATTGCCACGCTGGTCGCATGTTTCAGAGAACTGAAAGCGAAGCCGGCTGATCTGATGAGGCCGGAAGCGCCCAAGAGCGGTAGGCGTGTATTCCTGGAGAGGGTTACGATTCTTTGGAAACGCCTGAGCTTTACGCAGAAATCAACGCTGCGGAACCTGATCAGATATAAGAAACGTTTCTTCATGACAATTATCGGTATCGGCGGCTGCATGGCGCTGATGCTGGTAGGGTTTGGGCTGGAGGATTCCATCACTGAGATTGCAAAGCGCCAGTATGTGGATATCTTTACCTATGACGCGTCGGCGACGTTGAATACCAAGGCGTCAGACGCCCAGAGGGAAGAATTCATGAAGACGGTTTCGGAACGGGAAGGAGTCACCGGAACCATAGAGGTCTGTGAAGTGAATGTGGATCTGGAGAACGGCAGGAAGACCAGAAGCGCTAATCTGTATGTTCCATCCGATGTACAAGGTATTTCAGATTTCCTGACACTTAGGGACCGGAAGAGCCAGGAAGTGTATGAGTATCCCCGGGAGGGAGTGGCTCTTTCAGAAAAAACTGCGAAGATGCTGAATGTGTCCGTGGGAGGTACGATTCAGATTAAAAAGGGTGATGAAAGTGATCCCGTGCCTGTTAAAGTTACCAGAATTGTGGAAAACTATATACAGCACTATGCATTCCTTTCTCCGGATACCTATGAGCAGTTGTTTGGGGAAGCGCCCGAGTATGATTACTTTTACCTCAATTATGAAGATCATTCTGCGGGAGCGGAACAGGCGCTGGGACAGGAGCTCATGCATTGGGATGCCTGTTCGGGAGTCTCCTTCGTGACCGATTTGGAAGAGCAGATTAACGATATGCTGAAGAGCCTGAATATAGTCATATATGTGCTGATATTCTCCGCCGGCCTGCTGGCATTTGTGGTACTCTATAATCTGAACAGCATTAATATTACTGAGAGGCAGAGGGAGCTTGCGACCCTGAAGGTTCTGGGATTCTATGATAAAGAGGTAGCTATGTACGTTTACCGGGAGAATATTCTGCTCACGGTGATAGGAATACTGGTGGGGGCATTCATGGGCGCGGTTCTGCATCAGTTTACGATACTGACAGTAGAAGTAGACCTCATGATGTTCGGAAGGATCATCAGTCCCGGCAGTTTCTTCCTGAGTGGTATTATTACAGTGCTGTTTTCCGTGCTCGTTAATTTCTTCATGTTCTACCGGCTGCGGAAAATCGATATGATTGAATCATTGAAGAGTGTGGAATAG